One Acetobacterium sp. KB-1 DNA segment encodes these proteins:
- a CDS encoding histidine kinase N-terminal 7TM domain-containing protein, whose product MNVALSTLLIISSLVQVILGIIGFRHRDIAGVKAISLLMFALAIHSYAYGMELLSSDLASIYNWIRVEYIGAAFYPILILWFTRTYAGERRFANTYVMAVVLGICIITFFMVQSNTTHYLYYANLEVDTELGFSVLVTQKGLWYKIQVAALYFAMGYAMVVLINRLLKTRGVSRRRVGLVLAGMAIPVITSTIYLMGWGIGEIDLLPFSFVFLSVLIASGIYRYDILFFSEVTHEMILDTIDEAVIVVDCEGYILKMNQATRSLFGTLGQIKLGDPVGHFTVLAQLLKINQPKSLSMGDKHYQVRLIPIGKRHGTIVVFTDVTEIIEAKKQVELLAITDQLTKLYNRRHFVDCFDLLKQEGIVMLLDIDHFKNVNDQYGHPAGDQVLREMAQCLNEHFSDGVVCRYGGEEFAVIIEGETLENAKRRGNKFKEAFQFRQTQVPCTVSIGVCAYEKGNYSSTMNLVDKLLYQAKNAGRNALVSEDAAVKN is encoded by the coding sequence ATGAATGTAGCACTCAGTACGTTATTGATAATTTCATCTCTGGTTCAGGTAATTCTGGGGATAATCGGATTTCGTCATCGGGATATTGCCGGGGTCAAGGCGATTTCACTGTTGATGTTTGCCTTGGCGATTCATAGTTATGCTTATGGAATGGAGTTGCTAAGTTCAGATTTGGCTAGCATCTACAATTGGATTCGGGTCGAGTATATTGGGGCGGCCTTCTATCCGATCCTTATTTTATGGTTTACCAGAACCTATGCTGGCGAGCGGCGATTTGCCAATACCTATGTAATGGCAGTTGTTTTAGGCATTTGTATAATCACCTTTTTTATGGTTCAATCCAATACCACACATTATTTATACTATGCTAATCTGGAGGTGGATACGGAACTTGGATTTAGTGTTTTGGTAACCCAAAAGGGTTTATGGTATAAGATTCAGGTTGCAGCCCTTTATTTTGCAATGGGATACGCAATGGTGGTTCTGATCAATCGGTTACTCAAAACCCGGGGGGTATCGCGAAGGCGAGTTGGTCTGGTTTTGGCAGGAATGGCGATACCAGTGATTACGAGTACGATTTATTTGATGGGATGGGGAATTGGCGAAATTGATCTGCTTCCTTTTTCATTTGTTTTTTTAAGTGTGTTGATTGCCAGTGGCATCTATCGTTACGATATTCTTTTTTTTAGTGAAGTAACCCATGAAATGATTTTGGATACCATTGATGAAGCTGTGATTGTAGTGGATTGTGAGGGCTATATTTTAAAAATGAACCAGGCCACCCGTAGTTTGTTTGGAACCTTGGGACAAATTAAGCTGGGAGACCCAGTTGGACATTTTACAGTGTTGGCGCAGCTTCTTAAAATAAACCAACCGAAGTCGCTATCGATGGGTGATAAGCATTATCAGGTTCGTCTGATTCCGATTGGCAAACGTCATGGGACCATTGTGGTTTTTACCGATGTGACCGAAATAATCGAGGCAAAAAAACAGGTTGAGCTTTTGGCCATTACCGATCAACTCACTAAACTCTATAATCGTCGGCATTTTGTGGATTGTTTTGATCTGCTTAAGCAGGAGGGGATCGTCATGTTATTGGATATTGATCATTTTAAGAATGTCAATGATCAATATGGGCACCCTGCCGGGGATCAGGTTCTTCGTGAAATGGCTCAGTGCTTAAATGAACATTTTTCCGACGGTGTGGTTTGTCGCTATGGCGGCGAAGAGTTTGCTGTCATTATTGAAGGGGAAACCCTTGAAAATGCCAAAAGACGGGGCAATAAATTCAAAGAGGCTTTTCAATTCCGGCAAACCCAAGTTCCTTGTACGGTCTCCATTGGCGTATGCGCTTACGAAAAGGGAAATTATAGCAGTACCATGAATCTGGTTGATAAGCTTTTGTACCAGGCCAAAAATGCCGGGCGAAATGCTCTGGTTTCTGAGGATGCAGCAGTGAAAAATTAG
- a CDS encoding FAD-dependent oxidoreductase, with protein MSFENLLSPINIGTLKLRNRVVMGAMGSGTAHDNATVSECECAYYAERAKGGAGLIITEVTRVNNETGVMMPRQTSAATDDCIPGLTKLARAVHFYDGAIFIQLHHPGRQTDNMAIGGRATISPSGIKSMLTQAECREMTNAEIKSFVQDYINAAERCYKAGIDGVELHSAHGYLLNQFISPLTNKRTDEYGGSTENRARVIKEIIEGIRKRLGRDYPVMLRISADEFLRESMFPFSEDGLLLDEAIEICKYLVPFGLDAINVSAGIYETMNQAWEPISFAEGWKIYLAEAVKKAVDVPVFGVGVIRNPEFAEKIIAEGRVDGVTIARGLLADPDWVNKAAAGQVDEIRRCISCLNCMDSMIENGMKGEPFACAINARAAREWFYNDDRRDGDGRLVVVIGGGPAGMEAARKLAQRQFKVVLFEKNSELGGQLCLGNKPPHKDKINWLIDYYKTQLTKLGVDVRLNTPATHNAISALDPYAVFVGTGAEAIVPQSIKGVKKAHVCTSSDILSGKVTLTGKKVAVIGSGMTGVETAELLETQDNEVFVVEMADRIGPDASWQSFSDVQARLMRFGTVFMPAHKLVEIEDQSIKLEQPDGQHIDLAVDHVVLSLGVKADQTLADEILKNFDRVEKIGDTAQVGRIANAVKTGFVAAYHLV; from the coding sequence ATGTCATTTGAAAATCTTTTATCACCAATTAATATTGGCACCCTAAAACTTAGAAACCGGGTAGTCATGGGTGCCATGGGCTCAGGAACAGCCCATGATAACGCTACTGTTTCTGAATGCGAATGTGCCTATTATGCCGAGCGCGCCAAAGGCGGCGCTGGCCTGATTATTACCGAAGTCACCCGGGTCAACAACGAAACCGGGGTGATGATGCCGCGGCAAACCTCGGCAGCCACCGATGACTGCATCCCCGGGCTGACAAAACTGGCCCGAGCCGTTCATTTTTACGATGGTGCCATCTTTATCCAGCTGCACCATCCCGGCCGCCAAACCGATAATATGGCGATCGGCGGACGAGCGACCATTTCCCCCAGCGGCATCAAAAGTATGCTAACCCAGGCCGAATGCCGGGAAATGACCAATGCCGAAATCAAAAGCTTTGTTCAGGATTATATCAATGCCGCCGAACGTTGCTACAAAGCGGGGATCGACGGGGTTGAACTCCACAGTGCCCATGGTTACTTGCTCAATCAGTTTATTTCACCGCTGACGAATAAACGAACCGACGAATACGGTGGCAGCACCGAAAACCGTGCTCGCGTTATTAAAGAAATTATTGAAGGTATTCGCAAGCGACTGGGGCGGGACTACCCGGTGATGCTGCGGATCTCAGCGGATGAATTTCTGCGGGAATCAATGTTCCCCTTTTCCGAAGATGGCCTGCTGCTTGATGAAGCGATAGAAATCTGTAAATATCTGGTCCCCTTTGGTCTGGATGCGATCAATGTCTCCGCTGGTATTTATGAAACTATGAATCAGGCCTGGGAGCCGATTTCTTTTGCTGAAGGCTGGAAGATCTACCTGGCCGAAGCCGTTAAAAAAGCGGTGGATGTACCGGTCTTTGGCGTTGGTGTAATCAGAAACCCTGAGTTTGCCGAAAAAATCATTGCCGAAGGCCGGGTCGACGGGGTTACCATTGCCCGGGGCTTATTGGCCGATCCCGATTGGGTCAATAAGGCTGCCGCTGGGCAAGTCGATGAGATCCGCCGCTGTATTTCCTGTCTGAATTGTATGGACTCGATGATTGAAAATGGGATGAAGGGCGAACCCTTTGCCTGTGCCATCAATGCCCGGGCTGCCCGGGAATGGTTCTACAACGATGACCGCCGCGATGGTGATGGCCGTTTAGTGGTTGTAATCGGCGGCGGGCCAGCGGGAATGGAAGCCGCTAGAAAACTAGCGCAGCGCCAATTCAAGGTCGTCTTATTTGAGAAAAATAGTGAACTGGGCGGGCAGCTCTGCTTAGGCAACAAACCGCCCCACAAAGATAAAATCAACTGGCTGATTGATTATTATAAAACGCAACTCACAAAGCTCGGTGTGGATGTCCGCCTCAATACCCCAGCAACCCATAATGCCATAAGCGCCCTCGATCCTTATGCCGTCTTTGTGGGAACCGGTGCCGAAGCCATTGTTCCCCAATCGATCAAGGGTGTTAAAAAAGCCCATGTCTGTACCAGTTCTGATATTCTTTCCGGGAAGGTAACCTTAACCGGTAAAAAAGTAGCTGTCATCGGCTCTGGCATGACTGGGGTGGAAACGGCTGAACTTTTAGAAACCCAGGACAACGAGGTCTTTGTGGTGGAAATGGCGGATCGCATCGGACCCGATGCCAGCTGGCAGAGTTTCAGCGATGTCCAAGCCCGACTGATGCGCTTCGGCACTGTTTTTATGCCAGCTCACAAACTAGTTGAAATTGAAGATCAGTCCATTAAATTAGAGCAACCAGATGGCCAACATATTGACCTCGCTGTTGATCATGTGGTTCTATCCCTCGGTGTCAAAGCAGATCAGACGCTGGCGGATGAAATCCTCAAGAACTTTGACCGTGTCGAAAAGATTGGTGATACCGCCCAAGTCGGCCGCATTGCCAACGCCGTAAAAACCGGTTTTGTTGCCGCTTATCATTTAGTTTAG
- a CDS encoding iron-containing alcohol dehydrogenase: MVQRYTQLCPVAFGAGAVSTTGDVAKELGFCKVLVVTDENVEKLSHIQKVVDSLEAAGIEMILFNRSEMDAPDYSVQAGADLAKGEAVDGIIGIGGGSVLDTAKGISVLAANDINVAEMLDYTRKMMPLANPSMKLILIPTTSGTGSESTFVAVISDTKTHEKIGVPSPPSFAIVDPELTLGMPKAITLYTGMDALSHVCEALTSIQPNPHSDVLCYDTIERIYKWLPVAADEPMNLEARENLALASNHAGIAFNDAMVHLGHAIAHSLGATYHIPHGVACALVTPVIIELTAPVYPDKIKKIGACMGLTVSSKDPQEIGLAVANHLRTFQKELGLPTLTELDLTREQILGCTDYVANEGLRFLCPVPVTEAVITESLGKLYDSYQ, from the coding sequence ATGGTACAACGATACACGCAATTATGTCCGGTCGCTTTCGGAGCAGGTGCCGTGAGCACAACTGGAGATGTGGCAAAAGAACTGGGATTCTGTAAGGTTTTAGTTGTAACCGATGAAAACGTTGAAAAATTGAGTCATATTCAAAAAGTAGTCGACAGTTTAGAGGCCGCTGGTATTGAGATGATTTTATTTAACCGCAGTGAAATGGACGCACCGGATTACTCTGTTCAAGCCGGGGCCGATCTTGCCAAAGGCGAAGCCGTCGATGGTATCATAGGTATCGGTGGTGGCAGCGTTCTGGATACCGCCAAGGGCATCAGTGTGCTCGCCGCAAATGATATAAACGTCGCCGAAATGCTCGATTACACCCGAAAAATGATGCCACTTGCAAATCCATCGATGAAACTGATTTTAATCCCTACCACTTCCGGTACCGGATCAGAAAGCACCTTTGTTGCCGTCATCAGTGACACAAAAACTCATGAAAAAATCGGAGTCCCTTCACCACCTAGCTTTGCCATTGTCGATCCGGAATTAACCCTGGGTATGCCGAAAGCAATCACCCTTTATACTGGTATGGATGCCTTGTCTCATGTATGTGAAGCCCTGACCAGTATTCAACCCAATCCCCATTCTGATGTACTTTGCTATGACACTATTGAGCGTATTTATAAGTGGTTGCCGGTGGCCGCCGATGAGCCCATGAATCTGGAAGCCCGGGAAAACCTGGCCCTGGCCAGCAACCATGCCGGCATTGCCTTTAATGATGCTATGGTCCATCTTGGTCATGCTATTGCCCACTCCCTGGGTGCAACCTACCACATTCCCCACGGTGTGGCCTGTGCGCTGGTAACACCAGTCATTATTGAACTGACGGCCCCGGTTTATCCTGACAAGATTAAAAAAATCGGTGCCTGTATGGGCCTAACCGTGTCATCAAAAGACCCTCAGGAAATTGGTCTGGCGGTCGCCAATCACCTTCGCACTTTTCAGAAAGAACTGGGCCTGCCAACCCTTACAGAACTTGATCTGACCCGGGAGCAGATTCTTGGTTGTACGGACTATGTCGCCAACGAGGGACTACGCTTCCTCTGCCCGGTTCCCGTTACCGAAGCGGTAATTACCGAATCCCTGGGCAAGCTTTACGATTCTTATCAATAA